The Fulvivirga maritima genome segment GGCTGTTACATGGACCGATGACGACCAACCAAAAGTACAAGTCGATAATGAGTGGTACATTTTGAAAAAGCTAGATGGCCATACTGCCGAGAAAATAATCACTTTTTGCAAAAAAGAGTATGGAACAAAGTGGAAAAAACGATTTTCTGAAGACCTGATCGAAGTGCTACAAGCTATGGGTACACCTCCTCAAAAGCATGTAGACCTGGTATTATTAAAAGACCACCAGCTCATTACAAAAACTGGCACTTACAGCTTTGAAAACAGACAAAAACTATATGATTTCAACCAGCAAATAACCAAGAAGGTAAAATACATCTCAACATCAGAAGCTTTAGCGGATATAGAGCAATTTGAAACAATCATAGAAGAACAATCATCATATATACATTTATCTGGGTTTGATTATGAGGCTAGCCTGAGCTCTTTAAAACTGGAGATACAGCAATCTACAGACAGCCTTGACATTAATTATTTAACTCATGAATTAGCTATGATTATGGCTAAAATCGGCGATCGCCATTCCAGCGTGAAGAATGAGTGGGTTACGCAAGAAGGTCATCCCTCCTACTCACTAGAATTACCTTTTACTATAGCTCCTTTAAACGGAAAAGTGGCCGCTTTAACCTCCTCCAACCATGAACATCATTACGCCTTCCTTCATCCTAAATACCCTTATATTAAAAGCATTAATAATGTACCGATTCATAATTTGATCGATTCTCTTGCTTACAAATCCAGAACGGCACCCAAAGAAGCCAAATTAAGCAGAGGCGTTTCTTCACTACAGCAGCTGGGAAAGTTATATTTTAATAACAATCTGGATATTCCTGAAAACATCAACATCACCTTTACCAATGGAAAAATTGATTCAGCAGCAAACATTTCTTTAACTAAGGAAAGATCGGGTTATAGATCAAAAATTGATCAACAAATGTATTATAACTCATTAGAAGTAGATAAAGGCAACTTCCAAAACTTAGCCAGGATATTGCCAGGAAACATAGGCTATTTTTCATTTCCCAGAATGTATTCTTTTGATGAAGAAAAAGGCCTTGAGGCTTTCCTGGATTCTACTTTCATCAATTTTAAATCCTCAAAAGCACTTGTAATAGATTTAAGGTTTAACCCAGGAGGCAGTAGAGATTTGATACAAAAATTTGCATCCCACATTATTCCTAAAGCCCAATCGCCGTGGGTGGCTAATATCGCCTATTTAAGAACTAACCAAAGGCAAGCCGATTACCCTTCTATGCATGCCCGATTTTTATACCCTTACATTTCCAAGCCATTTAACTCAGCTGATCGAAAGGCCATAGATCATTTTCTCAAAGATTTCGATCCTGAACGTGAGTTTGATACCTCAAAATTTAGCACCGCTCACTTTATGATATTACATGCCGGCGACAAGCCATACCCTAAAAACATTTACATTTTGGTGAACGAACACAGTTTTAGTGCGGCTTCTGTTTTCACCAGCGTATTTAAAGGCTTGCCCAATGTGAATATAGTAGGCGTAACCACTGATGGCTCTAGCGGAAATTCAAGAAAAATGTATCTTAAAAACTCAAATATTAGAGTAAAAATATCAACTATGCTCTCTTTTCAGAGAAATGGAACAACTTTAGATGGCCATGGCACCGCGCCAGATATTTATATCTCTGAAGATGAAACACAGGTTTTAACCGGCATAGACACTCAACTTCAAAAACTGCTTGAGATAATAAACCACCAATGATTATCTAAAACCACCATAATCAATAATACTTAGTCTTTACTCAAGTCTAATCAAGATCAATAAGCCAAAATTTTGAAACACTTCCACAAAATACTGTAACACATTTATACCTGGCATGTATGATCTTTGTAAAAGAGATTAAAAGAAAAAGGTCATGGATACAATGACAATAGATCAAAAAATAAAAAAAGAGACTTTTCCTGTAGAAGGCATGAGTTGCGCCTCTTGTGCCTCTAGCGTAGAGTCTATTCTAACACATACCCATGGAGTAAAAAAGGCTAATGTAAACCTGGCCTCTAACTCTGTGCTGGTAGAATACGAAGCAGAAACCCCAACTACCGAGCTACAAAAAGCACTGCAGAGCGTGGGTTTTGACCTGATTATAGACGCAGAAGATCCTGAAGAAGCCCAGCAGGAAGTACAACAAAAGCATTATCATGAGGTGAAGTTCAGGCTGATCTGGTCAGCCATATTTACTCTTCCTGTGTTTGTAATAGGCATGTTTTTTATGGATTGGGCGCCGGGTAAATATGTATCATTAGCACTTACCCTACCGGTGATATTTTACTTCGGTAGAAATTTCTACATCAATGCCTGGAAGCAAGCCAAGCACAAACAAGCTAATATGGATACACTGGTAGCCTTAAGTACCGGTATTGCTTTCATTTTCAGCGTTTTCAACACCTTTTTTCCTCAGTTTTGGCTTAACCATGGTATAGAACCCCATGTGTACTATGAGGCATCAGTGGTGATCATCACCTTCATATCATTAGGTAAGCTATTGGAAGAGAGGGCAAAATCTAACACATCATCGGCCATTAAAAAACTCATGGGCTTACAACCCAAAGTGGTTACCGTGATTTTGAATGGGGAAGAAAAGCAAATTCCTCTCTCTGAGGTACAACAAGGATATACCATAATAGTAAAACCAGGAGATAAAATACCGGTAGATGGTGAGGTATTAAATGGCAACTCTTATGTAGATGAAAGCATGATTACTGGTGAACCTATACCCGCTGCTAAAAACAAAGGACAAAAAGTATTTGCAGGTACAGTAAACCAACAGGGAAGCTTTCAGTTTACCGCAGAAAAGGTAGGCAAAGAAACGCTGCTTTCGCAAATCATAAAAATGGTACAGGAGGCACAAGGCAGCAAAGCACCAGTAC includes the following:
- a CDS encoding S41 family peptidase, coding for MKTFLTISIFCLTLAYGFSQTLDLKKASPFTAVTWTDDDQPKVQVDNEWYILKKLDGHTAEKIITFCKKEYGTKWKKRFSEDLIEVLQAMGTPPQKHVDLVLLKDHQLITKTGTYSFENRQKLYDFNQQITKKVKYISTSEALADIEQFETIIEEQSSYIHLSGFDYEASLSSLKLEIQQSTDSLDINYLTHELAMIMAKIGDRHSSVKNEWVTQEGHPSYSLELPFTIAPLNGKVAALTSSNHEHHYAFLHPKYPYIKSINNVPIHNLIDSLAYKSRTAPKEAKLSRGVSSLQQLGKLYFNNNLDIPENINITFTNGKIDSAANISLTKERSGYRSKIDQQMYYNSLEVDKGNFQNLARILPGNIGYFSFPRMYSFDEEKGLEAFLDSTFINFKSSKALVIDLRFNPGGSRDLIQKFASHIIPKAQSPWVANIAYLRTNQRQADYPSMHARFLYPYISKPFNSADRKAIDHFLKDFDPEREFDTSKFSTAHFMILHAGDKPYPKNIYILVNEHSFSAASVFTSVFKGLPNVNIVGVTTDGSSGNSRKMYLKNSNIRVKISTMLSFQRNGTTLDGHGTAPDIYISEDETQVLTGIDTQLQKLLEIINHQ